The genome window CGGCTGCCTTTATCTCGGGCAACTTGTTCTCACTGGATGGTGTGCACCCCACGCCCCGCGGTTATGCGGTAATTGCCAACGAAATGATTCGGGCTATCAACTCGAAGTATAACGCCAGCGTGCCCACGGTAAACCCTAACGACTACCGTGGCGTCCGTTTCCCGCAGTAATTTTTAGAATAGACGCAAAAAAACCCTTCCCTGGTTCGGGAAGGGTTTTTTTGCGTCTGGTCGTTTCGGGTCAGGAAAGCTGCACCGGCTGCAACACTTCCGGCAGCTCCGGCGCGGCCTCGCCGGCTAGGCGCGCAGCAATAACCTGGGCGTGGTAGCGGCCATTCTCAATAAACCAGCGACTGGTATTTAGGCCTCCGCATACGGTGCCGGCTAAATACACGCCGGGGAGGTTGGTTTCCAGCGTATCGGCGTCGTGGGTAGGGGTTTGGGCGGCGTCGGGTTGGCAGGTAATGCCCAAGGCCGCCAGGAAGCGGAAGTCAGGATGGTAGCCGGTGAGGGCGTACACGTAAGAGGCGAGCAGCGACTGAGGCCCCGCAGGCGTCTGGATTTCCACGGTTTCGGGCGTGATGCGCTGCACACTGGAATTGAAAAACACCTTAATGCGCCCTTCCTTGATACGGTTGAGCAGGTCCGGGCGAATCCAGTATTTGACCGACTCGCTGATGGCCTCGCCGCGCACTACCATTACCGGGCGGGCGCCGGCCCGGAGTAGCTGCAAGGCTGCCCTGGCCGAGGAGTTTTTGGCTCCGATGATTACCACGTCCTGGTCCGTGTGGGCGTAGGGCTCCTTGTAGTAATGCGTTACATGGGGTAGGTCTTCGCCGGGCACGTGTAGGTAGTTGGGTACATCATAGAAGCCCGTAGCCACAATAACGTAGCGGCAGCTGATGCGGCCCTTCTCCGTTACTACCTGGTAGCTACCTGGCTCACCCTCCAGGCCCGTAACTCGTTCATAGAGACGCAAGTGTAGGTTTTCGGCGAAAGCTACCCGGCGGTAGTAGTCCAGGCCATCCTCGCGCAGAGGTTTGTAATGGCTGGTTGGGAAGGGGTGCCCCCCGATTTCTAATAGCTCCGGAGTCGAGAAAAACTCCATGTTAGTGGGGTAGCCAATAATGGAATTCACCAGCGCGCCCTTGTCCAGCACACAGGCCGTGAGCCCACGCCGCTGGACCTCAATGGCGCAGGCCAGCCCCACGGGCCCGGCTCCAATCACCACAACATCAAAAGCAATAATTTCAGACATGGTATGTAGTACCACGAAAGGTCGCTTTCAGTTTTACGCATTCTGCTAGAAAATTTTCATTTCAAGGCCGATATGGGAGCCTACATGAGGGTCAGCGCTTTATAGCCGCGGGTGGCCTCCTGCTACCCAGGTGGTGTAGGCTATAGGTAAATCATACAGTAGATATACTATAGATAAACTATATCTTTGCGCTACATCACGTATTTCAATTCCATTTTACTGTTATCCATGAAACGTATTACCCTTTTAGCCTTGTCGTTGGCTACCAGCACTTTCTTCGCGAGCTGCAGCAGTGACGACAAGGAGAACAACCCGTCGCCGAGCAAGTCGGCCAGTGAGTTGCTGATGGCTAAAAGCTGGAAGCTCACGGCGGAAACCGAAGCTACTGGCACCGCCGCCCCCGTTAACACCTACGATGACTACGAATCGTACGAGAAGGACAACATTTATAAGTTTCAGGCCAACAACGTTTTTATCTCAGAAGAAGGAGCTACCCGTTACAGCTCATCTGACCCTGCCAGCACTACGGGTGTTTGGGCTCTGTCCGACAGCGACAAAAAGGTAGTATACCAGGCCGGTTTCTTTGGCACGGGTTTGCTGTCGAGCACGCAGAAAGGAGACATTGAGGAACTGACGGATACCAAGCTGGTAGTGAAAATGACAGATGCCAGCAGTACGCCAACTATCGTTACTCGCCAGACTTTCACGGCGCAGTAATTCAGCTAGTTAGCAACACCAAAGAGCCCCGTTTCTAATTAGAAACGGGGCTCTTTGGTGTTGATACTCGCCTGTTTAGTGGGCTTGCAGCCAGTTGCGACCAGTACCTACCTCTACTTCCAGAGGCACACCGTGGGGTAGGAGTAAGGCATTGGACATCAGCTCCTTGATCTTAGGCGTGATGAATTCTACCTCTTCCTGTACGGCATCGAATACCAGTTCGTCGTGCACCTGCAGAATCATCTTGGTGCCGAGCTTTTCTTGCACCAGCCACTCGTGGATGTTGATCATCGCCTTCTTGATGATGTCGGCAGCGGTACCTTGGATGGGGGCGTTGATGGCGTTGCGCTCGGTATAGCCGCGTAGGGTAGCGTTGCGGGAATTAATGTCGCGCAGGTAGCGGCGGCGGCCCAGCAGGGTAGTGGCGTACTCCAGCTCCCGCGCTTTATTGATGCTGTCGTCCATGAACTGCTTCACCGAGGAAAACTCTTGGAAGTAGGTCTCGATGATTTCGGTGGCTTCTTTGCGCGAGATGCCAATGCGCTGGGCCAGCCCGAAAGCCGAAATGCCGTAGATAATGCCAAAATTGACGGTTTTTGCCTTGCGCCGCATCTCGCCATCCACTTGGTCTAGGGGCACGTGGAATACCTTGCTAGCCGTGCTGGTATGAATGTCGAGGCCCTGGCGGAAGGCTTCAATCATCGTTTTGTCGCCCGAAAAGTCGGCCATGATGCGTAGCTCCACCTGGGAATAGTCGGCGGCCAGCAGCACGTGCTGCTCGTCACGGGGCACAAAGGCCTTGCGAATTTCCCGGCCCTTTTCCGTCCGAATGGGAATGTTCTGGAGGTTGGGGTTGGTAGAGCTGAGGCGACCGGTGGCCGTCACGGCTTGGTTGAAGGAGGTGTGTACCCGGCCATCAGCCTCGCAGACTAGTTGGGGTAAGGCCTCCACGTAGGTAGAGCGCAGCTTGGTGAGCTGGCGGTGCTCCAGTATCAGGCCGGCAACGGGGGCGTCGGCGGCCAGCTGGCTCAGGATTTCCTCCCCGGTAGCGTACTGGCCGGTTTTGGTTTTCTTGATTTTGCCGCCGCCCAGGCCCATTTTATCAAACAATACCTCACCCAGCTGCTTCGGTGAGCCGATGTTGAACTCCTGCCCGGCCTCCGAGAAAATCTGCTTTTCGATGTCTTGAATGTAGCCCTGTAGCTCGGCGGAGTACTCACCCATGGCTGAGGAGTCAATTTTCACGCCCTCGTACTCAATGTCAGCCAGCACAGGCACCAGCGGGTTTTCTACCTCATTTAGCAAATCCAGCAGGCCTACCTCCTTGAGCAGAGGCTCGAATACGTGCTTGAGCTGCAGGGTTACGTCAGCATCCTCGCAGGCATAGTCCGACACCTCGGCGGGGGGTAGGTCGGCCATGGTTTTCTGGTTTTTTCCTTTCGGGCCGATCAGCTCCAGAATGCTCACGGGGGTATAATGCAGGTATGTTTCGGCTAGCACATCCATGTTGTGGCGCATGTCGGGCTCCAGCAGGTAGTGGGCCAGCATGGTATCGAACAGCCGGCCGCGCATGCGCACGCCGTAGTGCCGCAGAATCGTAAGGTCGTACTTGATGTTCTGCCCCACCTTTACAATCTGCTCAGCGTCGAAAAACGGCCGGAACTCATCAATCAGGGCCTGGGCGGCGGCCGCGTCGTCGTGGGGTACGGGCACGTAATAGGCCTCGCCGGGCAGCCAGCAGAAGGACAGCCCCACTAGCCGGGCCGTCATGGTGTCGAGGCCAGTAGTTTCGGTATCAAAGCTGACTTCGGTTTGCTGGAGCAGAAACTTCAGCAGGCTCTGGCGCAGCTCGGGCGTATCGATCAGGTGGTATTGGTGAGGCACGTCCTGCAAGGTCAGGCGAGGACCCGCGGGTGCCCCGAACGCACCGGTGGTGCCTTCTTCGGCGGCTATGCCTACGGCCGCGTCGGCGGAGGAGCCGAACAAGCTGCCCTGGCCCTCAGCTACTTTGGGCCGGCGAGCCCCGCGGGGGGTAGGGGCGGCGCTGGTACCGGCGGCGCTGCCGCCATCAAGCACGCGGGCGGCCAGCTGCCGAAACTCCAACTCCTCGAACAGCTGCCGCAGCTGGTCGGTGTTGGGCTGCTCCAGGCGCAGGTTTTCTTCGTGGAATTCAATGGGTACGTTCAGGTGAATGGTCGCCAGTTCCTTGCTCAGCAATCCTTGCTCAGCGAAGGTGCGCACGTTTTCCTGTTGCTTGCCCTTGAGCTTATCCACATTGGCAATCAGGTTTTCCACCGAGCCAAATTCCTGCACTAGCTTTTTGGCCGTTTTCTCC of Hymenobacter sublimis contains these proteins:
- a CDS encoding YpdA family putative bacillithiol disulfide reductase, translating into MSEIIAFDVVVIGAGPVGLACAIEVQRRGLTACVLDKGALVNSIIGYPTNMEFFSTPELLEIGGHPFPTSHYKPLREDGLDYYRRVAFAENLHLRLYERVTGLEGEPGSYQVVTEKGRISCRYVIVATGFYDVPNYLHVPGEDLPHVTHYYKEPYAHTDQDVVIIGAKNSSARAALQLLRAGARPVMVVRGEAISESVKYWIRPDLLNRIKEGRIKVFFNSSVQRITPETVEIQTPAGPQSLLASYVYALTGYHPDFRFLAALGITCQPDAAQTPTHDADTLETNLPGVYLAGTVCGGLNTSRWFIENGRYHAQVIAARLAGEAAPELPEVLQPVQLS
- the polA gene encoding DNA polymerase I, with the protein product MTDAASAPQPHKLFLLDAFALIYRAHFAFSKNPRVNSKGLNTGAILGFTNTLVEVLQKEKPTHIGVAFDAQKKTFRHEQFADYKAQRQAMPEDIGLAIPYIKRIIQAFNIPILMVDGFEADDVIGTLAQRAEQQGFGEVFMMTPDKDYCQLVTDCIKIYRPAFMGNAAEVLDVQHVLERFEIERVEQVIDILGLQGDASDNIPGIPGIGEKTAKKLVQEFGSVENLIANVDKLKGKQQENVRTFAEQGLLSKELATIHLNVPIEFHEENLRLEQPNTDQLRQLFEELEFRQLAARVLDGGSAAGTSAAPTPRGARRPKVAEGQGSLFGSSADAAVGIAAEEGTTGAFGAPAGPRLTLQDVPHQYHLIDTPELRQSLLKFLLQQTEVSFDTETTGLDTMTARLVGLSFCWLPGEAYYVPVPHDDAAAAQALIDEFRPFFDAEQIVKVGQNIKYDLTILRHYGVRMRGRLFDTMLAHYLLEPDMRHNMDVLAETYLHYTPVSILELIGPKGKNQKTMADLPPAEVSDYACEDADVTLQLKHVFEPLLKEVGLLDLLNEVENPLVPVLADIEYEGVKIDSSAMGEYSAELQGYIQDIEKQIFSEAGQEFNIGSPKQLGEVLFDKMGLGGGKIKKTKTGQYATGEEILSQLAADAPVAGLILEHRQLTKLRSTYVEALPQLVCEADGRVHTSFNQAVTATGRLSSTNPNLQNIPIRTEKGREIRKAFVPRDEQHVLLAADYSQVELRIMADFSGDKTMIEAFRQGLDIHTSTASKVFHVPLDQVDGEMRRKAKTVNFGIIYGISAFGLAQRIGISRKEATEIIETYFQEFSSVKQFMDDSINKARELEYATTLLGRRRYLRDINSRNATLRGYTERNAINAPIQGTAADIIKKAMINIHEWLVQEKLGTKMILQVHDELVFDAVQEEVEFITPKIKELMSNALLLPHGVPLEVEVGTGRNWLQAH